In Oreochromis aureus strain Israel breed Guangdong linkage group 22, ZZ_aureus, whole genome shotgun sequence, the genomic window taatttaaagaTAAACGAGTTAAGACACAGTCCTAGTTTAGGTTAGATGACATTTGAGAGCTGCCTGCCTACCTTAGATGTATGAAGTTTTCAAATTATCCCATTGGACTGCTTTTcctaacatttatttttaaattacagtGAAAGACTGTTTGGTTTCCAGACTTCAATTAAAAAGGAGCTGGTCAGTCTTGGTGAGTGCCATGAAAAGTCAGGACATACTGACTTgcttaaatacaaaaataacatGAATGCAGTAGACAAAGCCTGGCctacacactataaatacacagcaCAGCTGTATGTAGTTGGCACGTGCTTACACAGAACTATATTTGCACAGTAAACTTGGCCaacattttacagaaaaaagaaaaaggactgTGTGACTGTGTTTACGCACTTCTGTACAGGACCTACGCTCTGCTTTACAACTTTTTAAATACACCCAGCTCTGTAAGCCTTAAGCTGTCTACTATCAAATAACATGCACACACGATGGCATGACATACATCTGCATATGATAGATAACATACGTTCAATGTATCGTGCTTACTTAAGTAGGAGTTCGGTGCACTGCCTCTGTGGCGCAAAGCAGGCAATGGCCCACACTTTGATCTCAATACCAGTGTGGAACTGCTTGTTCCTCATGTCCCACACTCCCTGGATTGGTGTGGCTATTGCTTTGTTCTGCAAATTGCAATGAGAGCAACATCATTAGTGCCAATCACACCATACACGATGAAGTTACGAATAAAGCtcgaataaaaatgaataaagtaaTTCATGCATTAAAAGCACATTAACACATACCCTGCCTCCATACAGTATGGAAGGAGCTTGTAGGACACGGCCATTCACTTCCGTCATCTCATCCCGAACCATCACTCCGAACTCACGAACGTAAGGGTCAGCGTTGAAGTTGGCACTTCTCAtctgaataaacacacacactcattagCATAATACAGCAAACTTTAAGATTTTAGTcaagttatttattttcttttatttatgtttattcatttcatattcaaagtagagatggcacgataccacttttttatgtccgataccgatatcataaatttggatatctgccaataccgatatgaatccgatatagtgttttttaatcaataaaactgtttttttaatatcttgctgcattttgtataagttcatactcaagtttaaataaacaacaacactaaagctattctgttatacctgtatgtaaaaaatacactgcacccaaaatatttcatagttcagcaacactgatcaatctaataaacttaaacctgcaccatcctccctattgtggtattttaaagagtacttagcagaaatattaagcaacctaactaatagggttgcaaactcccagcaaaagaaaatgggGAACCACCCTCCACctgatgatgcttaatcgatgtaatcaactttaatttgatgcagggtgaaaaaaaatgcacagaaataaattatttttcaagaataattaaaaagattcaacatctttcttcaacagaattgcagactgcacagatggtactttcccaaaggaaaaagtagtagtagtagcttactagggtatattagacttaatagttactatatacagtaatggacttctatacattttatatcagattaaaactttgggtgtaagattcagataattatttattacaagccagacattttaaatgagaataagaaagaaaagtatgtctttgtgcccccttttccctgttcatgccctatcggcccccctggctaaactttgctagatccgcccctgcacagttaccagccgtcagctgcgtagaaaaggatcctggtgtagaaagtaatattaaataaattctaataacagtttatcaagcttaaacgtgctgttgttgttccgccgctggtttcctctttcaggtgcaaagtgggccaaaaacaaagaagagagacggactcgcgacagaaaagccaatcagctgatcattgatcagtttcatgattgaagtagccgcaggaaggtgagggagagagaggcagtcgctccatatataggttgttaagcttaacatgggaacgctttacaaacattcagagatgaacttacacacttgctttacttctctctgggataacttcctcggagatgaaatgccggattgctagcaggctacaaatacacacagccgctctatcacgcgacgtgctacggttatgagccgagttacgccgcgTTGCAAGTTttttgaggtgcttttttgatatttaatggatcggattacattttttatttccctccgatatccgatccagtaatttaggtcagtatcggaccgataccgatacgtaatatcggatcggtccatctctaattcaAAGTAATCTGTATTGTTATTAATGATAATCATAATATTATGGACTATGATTGTAAACATCATTGTCTACCAATCAGCAAATTCATTAGCAGTTCACTACAACCATCAATCTCAAAGACTTTTGTTGTCTTTATTAGCAGTCCTTCCAGCACTGGCCTCACTGAACCCATTAATTTTTAAGTTTATCATGTTGGCAGTGCTTGCTATTGGCCTTAGACCTCTGGGCAAACATCAGTGATGAATCACTTGAGTGTAGCCGTTGGCACAATGTAAACATTCTCTGTTTTCCTTCACTTGTTGTTCCGGGAATGGTGCCAAACTTGTGAAAacttaagtttaaaaaaaaagtgtctgttACGGTTCATATAACTCACCAGTTTACTAATCTCATCCTGACGATCTGGTGCCGATCTGGCTGTGGCACGGATCATAGTGGAGGTCTGATTGTCTGTCAGCTTTTTGATGCAGCGCTGTCCTGCCACTATGTTACACACCTGGGGCAGACATGCGCAAAACATTCAgaagaacaagaaaacaaaaatctcaAGTCACCTAGCTGGTGAACAAGAGGTTGATGATGCTTACCTCTAGAGGCAGGTAGGTGTGTTTCTGCTCCTGCCCCACCTGTAAACATGGCAGGTGGGGGTATCGCAGGATGAGCTTATACTTGTCTTTGAAGTACTGAGCTACTGTGCACTCTATAGTTTGGCCATTCTCCTGTTGCAGAGGGAACCTaaagatttacaaaaaaaacaaaaaaaacattcaacatgTGAAACCTTTTACAGTCAACAGGAATATTCTCAGACCAGTATTTCCAAATTTTACTACTTATAATCATGACAAGTCATCTAGGCAGAAAGTTTGGTTTTAACTAGTATTCTGCAATTAATCTAACAGGACTAAATGCAGTTGTAggtgatttttttcttgttgctgTTGTAAACCTATAGCAAACGTGATATTTGAATATTAGGCATGCTAtttatcttgtttttaaaacGTAATTGAAaacaagatttttaaaaaagcattctTACGTTTGGTGGCTTGCTGGTCTTCTTGTCACATTGCATACTCTGTACTTCCTCTTCATCTGCCCACAGTGAGTAATCTCAACCTTCAGGCCTTAATAAAGCAATCACaataaaaggaaacaaaggttgaacataaatttttttttaaataaaatcaagGGAAAATTAAGGCCAATTTACGAGACAAATACATATTCATATattaatgaaaaacagaaaccaaacaaaagcaaagaaaacagagatgcAGAATCACCAGGGACCAGAATCGTCCGATTCTGGCAAAAGgctgcgcacacacactcacaagtATACACTAACATGTCATTAGCATGCAAGCTCCTAACTGTTTGTAGAGACTTAAAGTTTGCCAAAGTAAACTCTTTGCAGGAGGGGTGGGGGGCACCTGGAAAACATTCATAACAGCAAACCTAACCAGACATTTAAATCACCTTCAGCCAACTGAACATGGACACTTTAAAAAAGCCAACAATGGAGAAATAGCTAAAGGCAGCAGCCTCGGTTTGAGCAAAGCAGTCATGCGAAAAATTGCAGAGTTGaattaaaaagagaagagaataATTTTCCTGTTATCTGGTGAAGTTATAAACATACTGGAAAATGATTTAAGTACGTGACATTTGTTTGAGCCTGCTTTTTTTGTAAGGTAAACTATGTGAGGTAAAAGGTGTTTGGACAGTAACTAATTTCCACTCAAATATTTGCACCTCTTTACAGTAGAAGAACACTTTATTATGTATGCTGTCTGTTATAGTtgctaaaaagaaaatcagcaggTCACACTTAGTGAAAAATCAGAATcggcaaaataaaacaatttacaatctgtgaaaactgattagaaacGAATCTAAAAAGTATTAGTTAAGAATTtgaacacacaaataaatgtttttttatacgTCAAAGCTCccaaaatcattaaaaatatgaacTCCTAAGTTTATCTTACCTTTGATTTCTTTTGTAAATTTCACTCGTTGAGAGTCTGTCAAGGGCTTCTGCTGTTCTTCGATGCTTTTGAAATCCAAGACCTCGCACATAAACTCAATTACAGGTTGGGCTTTGTAAAACGCAGTGGCCGAAACTGAAAGCAATTAGACACAGGGTTTCAGCTTATGGAAAAAGCTCAACTTTAGACAAATTTTGCATGAGAAATGAATCTCATTGTGAAAATTACCATCGATGTTGAGCATCATTTTCCAAAGGGACGGCCTGACAGACTGGTGGAAACCAAACCACACCTCTCTCCCTCCACCAAGAGGGTTTGAGCATCCCTCTGAAGGAGTGAAGAAAGAGCGTCCCACTGGGGTATACCTGCAGAAGAAAAGCACCAGCAAAAAAGCCAACAGTATTATAAAAGGATAAAATAAAGAGTCAAAACTATGACTGACAATGACAGAAATTCTGAAATACCTCATAGAAGGCAAATGTCTCATGACCACATCCAAGGCTTGAATAGTCTCAAAAGGGACGCTGGGTAGCCGTCCTGACAGTGCCTCATGCAGAGCTTGCAGGCTAACGCAGGACACCCACTTGATAGCTACTTTGAAGCTGCGGTCTTTCCCTTCACCAGGAATAGTTACCTCAAGCTCCACCTGTGTGATAAGTtgggaggaaaagaagagatACAATGCagtcatattgcagaaatactcatactttttttgttttgtactgaAAATAGAGCTTTTAGTGTTGCAGGTTGATGTGTGGAATACATACTTTGTCTCTGCCTATTGGCAAGGGCATGGCAGTGTAAAGGTTCTTCCTTCCATCATACACCGGCTTTCGATCACCAAAGATCTGTGTTTTAAAGTGCTGGACCATGTGCTCCACAATTtcactgaaaagaaaatgaaatggataaattaccagCAATGCCCCATGTAATTTGCTCACTCATCTGCTGAACGATAATGAAATATCAACATGGATATACCGATTGACCCTCCGGGGGCATTTTTCAGGCTTGATGTCAATGTCATAATGATAGACCTCCAATTTGGGGATTTCCATCTCAAAAAAGTTAGCCTGGAGCTTGATTGTCCTGCCCATGGTGCCAAAGTCTGGCCGTGATGGTGGCTTGAACACATACTCTGGCACTGGGGAAGATGGGGGTTCTAAAACATGTGAATCAAATGAAGCAACAAAATAAATGGTAAGAATCAAATCATCAAAAAGACCTTTAAGACCCAACCAGCAATAAACTGCCTTATAAACAAAGAGTTGTGGATGCACATGTAAACAAACTGGAGCATGTTTCATTGATCTAAATCAAACGTAAAACAAAAATTTGCTGTTGGCTTGTATTGCAATACACATAATAATGTCTAATAGTGGGTTAGGGTTATTAATCAAAGGaaagaaacaactgaaaaatttCTCAGAGATTAGGCATACATAAGCAGTAATAACAGTGTGTACAATACAGTATGATCATTTTAATCAAGTGATGAAGCCTCAAAAATTCAAAGATGTACTGTAGGGGTAaataggttttttgttttgtttttaaagtcaggAGCATCACAAATGTGCACTAACAATATGACTTAACCATCAGCTCTAACTGGTGTAATTTCAAGGATATTATATATGCACTCTTTGGAAAATATTATACTAATATTATAATAAACAGAATGACtcaatttataatttaaacaacacCACATGGTTTTGCAGCTCCAGGACACTGACTTAATTATCCAAATACACTGATTAATCCTCTGAATGTTTGTAGCTTCGCTTCTATCAATTACTCTAGGAAAACTAAAAGTGTCACCTGTTGATAAACAGCATCGTAGCATTTGGACCTCCCCAGCTCCAATTCAGGACCAATCTGTTCTTCCTATACTAGGGCTGCAGCAAATTCAAGTGTGTGCATCTCAATTCTTTCAGCATATAAGGTTCTGTATAAAACTTCTTCCGTCTAGTACAATatgtcagctgatttcagtACTTTCACAAATGGGTACACACCAAAGCTATGTCCACATGTGCatgggatttttttaaaacaaggaTTTCCCCCATGAAATATAACAAAGTGACATCAAGCGCTGTGATGAACATGCCTAAGCAACATGTGACGATGTAGCCCTAACTGTACAggaatgttggccaatcagaagcctACATACAATAACACACTTCACAGTCTgatgtcaaaaaacaaaaccgagGCGCGCACCTTTGAGAATGTAAGACAAAATGTCAGTTTTCCTCGTCACCACGCAAACACAGAAGCACAGTATCTGTCAATCTTCACCACTGGAAGCAGCAAAGGCTGCTTTGGGTGATCTAAAACAacgtttacatgtggacgaaAGTCCAAAACGCACAGAAAAAAATTTATGTTTACAAAACTGTATGTTTGTGAACACTGGCTGAGGATGGGGGGCAGTGGAGGGGATCTGGGTGATATCTGATGCTTTTGCTATTATTAGCAGCTGCAGCATTCAGTGTTTCAgagaagtaaaacaaaattCAAAATTATAAATTTTTCTGACATCCGCTAACTCTTCATCACACCATCTTTGACCTAGAACCTGACTCGTGTAGGATTTTGAACACTCAAGCCGATATTCAGGGATTTAAAACTCAAATATCTGACTgatattttccttctttcaaacacacaaaacatttgtatgtatatttatttatttgatagtTTATGCTTTGCCTGACTCTGCTCAGATCCGCTCCTTTCATTTGTGGTGACCCAAACACTGTTGCAGGGAAGCTGCAGAGTGCCCACTAGTGGACAAGCTATACACCATCAACATTCAGAACGTGTTTGAAAGGGTGTTTCTCTCGCCTGTTCTGGAACTTATCTGATTTTATAATTGCTGATACTGAAAGGTCGGCAAATAGCTAAAACTGGCTGAGAAATCTGTTGGGCTCTGCTTTAAACATTTAGCAAGCACAAAATCAGCCACTGTAAATTTGTATCTCATCTGCTAACAGGCTGACATCCGTCTAAAACGGTGATAATGGGTGACTTTTCACAAATGTGTTCAGGCTGtcctagaaaaatgaaaaagcacaAGCTGCAGCCGTCATTTTGAACAGGTTTTAGTCAACAGACCGCACACTTGTGGCTGTAGAGCTCATACAGAGTATAAATACACCACTGAATAAATTCTTCAGAGAACTTCAATTACATTTTTCCAATGTAACTgaaattacaaagaaaaaaagacaaaaaggcaaCTTATTTTGtataatttctttttcaaacttaattaaaatactcaggttatttttctcattcataGTTTGACTTTTTTAACTTATCTGCAGTAAGACTTATGGGGAatttaatatttagtttttttaaacaaattaagaaaaaatgtttctgcatattttctgatttctttgttggaacaaaaataataaataatacagcTACTTTTCACCTGTACCCTTATTCACAACAAGTCACCACAGCAGGCAGCttaacatgtttgatttggcactttttttttttttttttttaattatggggttttttttttattactttacaCTGGATACCCTTCCTGACCCATCCCCAAAGGGTTTTTTTCAAATgagtaaaccactacactatgtAGCCACACCGATAATAATATACAAGGTGATATAAGAAAAACTTatttaaatctcacatttgtAATTATTTTGGTACAATagttgaattattattattattatcattattatttatattaacattaacaacaacaacaacaatacatgTACCAAATCTACATCAAATCACTATATTATAACCTGAAAGATGATTTTAAGTGTTAACATTTTTGCACTTTATTGTAGGAGATGCACACAGCTCTCATTATTGCTGGACAAGCTCAGCCATATCTGCAGCTTCAGATATTTCAGTCAGGACACACTCCATTCCCTTCAGTGCATTATCTTTTAGCTCCAGCGCTGTTCATTCAAACAGAAAACCTTTGATAAAGCCTAGCAATATATGGTGGATTTTAATAAGTGCCCTTTAGTTAAGTGCTTTGCACATAAGTGCACAAAATGAGGTGTACTAGTGCTGACTAGTTGAAGAGCAAAGCATCTTCTGTAGACTCTCACAGGATCAAAATACCTATATGCTTTTTGCTGGATGGTTTCACTATCAGAAGGTCCTGTTGTTTTTCAGATGAGTACATACTGTGATGCTTGAAGGatgtgtgagaaaaaaaatgttgccactTACACTGGACCACTACTAGGGTCAATTTAAAGTGTTAAAGCCCGAATATGGGAAAAGCTTACCAGAGCTTACTGACCCAGTAGAACCGGGTCCCTCAAGCATCTCAGCAGCTACAGAGAACAAAAATAACATGTTATAAATGCTCAAAGATCCGCTCAGTCTGATACACactgtatttcaaaataaagagtAATAAATGTGTACACCTAATAACATAGTACAGCCCAGAGACCAAAGATTACTGCTTAACATAACAAAACCATTTGTTTATGTAGTAAGCAGTAAGAGAGCGCTGCTCATTTATTACATTAGCTTCATCCCAGCAGACCTTTCTTATCACTTCCACAGGAGTCTTATCAATAGACACGCAGAAAGTATTGAGCAGCTGGCAATCTAACTGATGAAGCCACCCCTTCCCCCTAGAAATAGACTGCTTCAACACACCGAGTCGTGTTTTGGTTGAACAACACATCCTCGTTAAAATAACTgcaagtggggggaaaaaaaatgtccaacATAGTGCTGATGTCGCCTGTACTCTCTTTCATTCAGCCTAAAAAAGCcagctgacaaaaaacagaaacgCACACATGAAATACAACGATATGcaaatctacacacacacaaacagcgtCTGTCTGACTAACGACAGGCGGCTCAGTCGCTTAACTATCTCTACCTAACGTCAAACTTAATCAAGCAGACTTCTCCTGTATCATTTAGTGTCTTAAACCCGGTGTTACACTGAAAAGACGATCCGGTGGCGTTAGCGCGTTTATACCGCTGGTGTATTAATGTGACATATGTAAATGTGGCGATTTCAACTGTCAGGCTAATCGTATCCCAGACTGGTGATGAGATTAGGTCGGCCTCGAAATATTGCTTCAACTAGTGTGTTTAGTGCTTCAGTTCGAGAAAAATGAATGATATGCGTTTACGTTCGTGTGATTTGTTAAGAAAATATATGCCAGCCAACCCCCACTTGGTGAAAGTGCAGTGAGTTAACTAAAACAAGTTCGGGAAACCAGGTGCCGTTGAAGCTAGCGTGGCTAGCGGCAGCTTGTTGTTGCACGCTAGCTAAGCTTGCCTCTAGTACTAATACACTTAAAACTGGGACGACATGTTCCTCGTCAAAGCCGTTGTTGAGTTTTACAGTAACGAGTTGGATGAAACGGGAACAGAGCAAGCACTTCATCGATGCAGCACAGAAAAATGCCGCTTCGTTATCGTCAGTTTTCTTTGGCCGCATCACGTAGCCCATGCTAACGTTAGCCGCAGCACTTACCTCCAGCAGAGGAATACATTTTGTCGACTTTTTTTAAGCGTGTGTCGTGGACGCACAAACACTCCGCTTAGTTTTTCGCAGAATTCCACCAAAACTCATCCGTAGTCGAAGTGTATTTATATGTCCAAGTGCAAGGAAGGAAACTCGGTTCTAAAAAGAGATATTTAGTTAGCCAAGTGGTAAATATTTGAAGTCTCTCATCCTCGGCTCGGCCCCATCCCCCCAACACGCAAAACGGGAGCCGAGAGAAAAGAGAGCGCAGGGTAAAGAACCACGCGCTTCAAGATGATTCTTTCCCATTCCTTCCGCCTTTGGTCACTTTACTTTCGGTAGtgtatatatttacatttggacttctttttttaattacccTTCTTTTTTACAAGACATATGTATTCATCCCATCAGTGTAGTCATGAATGTAGACAAAAAGCTAGTATCCGTATCAGTCCACGAAAtgtgattctttttttaaataaatataacacATACTAtataacacatacatacacataataCAACACAATTTAGACAAATCACGTTTCCTATCAGATTTAGTATTTTATTAGCCAAAGTTAGCATTTTACACGGTTGCAAACATTTCAAATACGGTAATTTCGACTTAAGGGGAAATATTAACGTTTAGATTGATGTGAAGTGGGGAACTATCTTGCTTTTCGGTGATGTCAGACGCACGCTGCGCGGTCTCAGTAGTGATGCTAAttcaaatctttaaaaaaacaccagagATCGCTTACCTGGCTTAAAAAACAACCCGACTTTTTATAACCTGGCTAAAATACAGGTCTGGTTTAAATacgtacatatatatgtatatggcCACGAATgtgggtttttaaaaatgtcaacaaGCAAAGTAATATACGAAGTAGTTTGTTTCTTCGGCGGAGGAAGCATTTCCGGGGTAccgaagttttttttttataataccTATAGCTAGTGCATAGTAATGGATCCACAAAAACTTCCAACGTTATAGTTCATTATAATATAACGACAGTACATACAGAAGATTTATCAAGCCATGTGATTTTATATTATACGTTAAATTTTACTTATGCTAAAAATTACTTAAAGTTTAATTAAGGggaatgaatgaaataaaattagaTGTACACGTTCAAGAAGTGAATTATTGTCTATAGTAACAAAAGCTGAAGAAGATACACACAGGTAGGTTGTTTCtattgaatgtttttatttgtttatttattatttgctcATCCAGATTCCAAATTTTCCAGCTATTTGTTCATATTTCAGTGGAAGTTAAACCGATACAAGATCTATAAGCAGATATACGAATACAGAGGCTGATTTTCTGGGTTGTTTACAGAATATTTGAATGGGTGGATAAAGCCAGATGGAACACAGATATAGCCATAATGTACATTGAGCACACGTCTCTTTAACCGTGAGCCTGGTTTCGCGTAGCTGATCCCGTTTAAAGTAGAATTATTTATTGTATGAATTGCAGATTTGAGTTATGAAACATGCAGAATGTTTCCGCATGTGTGCATCCAGTAAGCAGCACCTGCTGAAACGCCCATGTATTATTCCAAAACTTTGAAACAGTTGCAGGCTGTTTTATCAGATTACGCTGTTACCAGTGTCACGTGATTCAAATTCCCCGTTAATTTAATCTAATGCGTATATTTTTAACCCTGGGCGTCTGGGTTGTGTCAAATTTGAgtgaatttattttatgttttgttgtgGGTTTGCCAAAGTGAACGACGTGCAGCCCCTCGCTTTGTCCTCTTGTCGGCGCTGTTTACCACTGAATGTGTGGGTTGATGGCCGGAGCTCTGGTTTGTGTGCTCGGCAGCATGCTTCAGAAGGGAATAACATGGATTAATATTTAATGAGCCGTTTATTGATGCCGAGCCGTGTAAACAGCACAGACAGACCGTGTTTGATTTGCCGATGATGTACAGAATTTTGGGGATCATTCATTTGATGcaagaaaagctttttttttttttttttccatgggGGTTAGGCAATGTGCCtcttaaaatgaaaatgagaatatatttatatatgtatgtataaaaaACCCGAGCTCAATGGTTTAAGCTGCtcagtttcatgtctttacgattttgttttattattagattatt contains:
- the ago2 gene encoding protein argonaute-2 — translated: MYSSAGAAEMLEGPGSTGSVSSEPPSSPVPEYVFKPPSRPDFGTMGRTIKLQANFFEMEIPKLEVYHYDIDIKPEKCPRRVNREIVEHMVQHFKTQIFGDRKPVYDGRKNLYTAMPLPIGRDKVELEVTIPGEGKDRSFKVAIKWVSCVSLQALHEALSGRLPSVPFETIQALDVVMRHLPSMRYTPVGRSFFTPSEGCSNPLGGGREVWFGFHQSVRPSLWKMMLNIDVSATAFYKAQPVIEFMCEVLDFKSIEEQQKPLTDSQRVKFTKEIKGLKVEITHCGQMKRKYRVCNVTRRPASHQTFPLQQENGQTIECTVAQYFKDKYKLILRYPHLPCLQVGQEQKHTYLPLEVCNIVAGQRCIKKLTDNQTSTMIRATARSAPDRQDEISKLMRSANFNADPYVREFGVMVRDEMTEVNGRVLQAPSILYGGRNKAIATPIQGVWDMRNKQFHTGIEIKVWAIACFAPQRQCTELLLKAFTDQLRKISRDAGMPIQGQPCFCKYAQGADSVEPMFRHLKYTYQGLQLVVVILPGKTPVYAEVKRVGDTVLGMATQCVQVKNVQKTTPQTLSNLCLKINVKLGGVNNILLPQGRPVVFQQPVIFLGADVTHPPAGDGKKPSIAAVVGSMDAHPSRYCATVRVQQHRQEIIQDLATMVRELLIQFYKSTRFKPTRIIYYRDGISEGQFNQVLQHELLAIREACIKLEKDYQPGITFVVVQKRHHTRLFCMDRNERVGKSGNIPAGTTVDTKITHPSEFDFYLCSHAGIQGTSRPSHYHVLWDDNHFSSDELQVLTYQLCHTYVRCTRSVSIPAPAYYAHLVAFRARYHLVDKEHDSAEGSHTSGQSNGRDHQALAKAVQVHQDTLRTMYFA